A segment of the Zonotrichia albicollis isolate bZonAlb1 chromosome Z, bZonAlb1.hap1, whole genome shotgun sequence genome:
agaagtcTATTTGACTACTGTTTGCAAACCTAGCATGTACCGTCGTTTTCCCCCTCGTACATCTAAGTTTCAAACAGGTCCCAGAGATCGCAAGGCAAGATTGTTAAGGCAGTGTAAAGAACTCAGTATTTCACTCGCACCTCTCGATCCCCTTAGAAGCACTTCAGAGGCATCCAGGGGCGCGTGTGGTTTGTGCTTGCCTTTCCTGGCAAAGGCGTTTGGCACAGCGTGGGCAGGGGACGCGGTGGGGCTGGGGCCCTCACCACCGCTCCTTCTGGAACACCTCTGCCTGCACCATGTCCCCGGGGTGCTCCGAGATGCACGCCCCGTTGATCTCGTTGAGCTTGTTGTCGGGCAGGTCCTCGGGCTTTGTGCAAAGCTTCAGCGCCCTGGAGATGAAGACGTCCAGGTCGAAGTCGGCGTCGGCGTCGCCGCTGACGGCGGCGGGCTCCTTGTGCAGGCGGTGAGGAGAGGAGGGCAGGCTCCGCTCCTGCATCTCGGGCAGGGAGCCGGGGCACTCCAGCCCCACCTGCGTGCTCTTCACCCACTGCGCAATCTCCAGGAACAGGTTGGAGGGCTCCTCTTCCAGCGACAGCTCAGCCGCGGGCGCTATGGTGGCCCTTTTCCAGTGGGATAAATCCAGGATGAGCTTGGGCTCTGAGTAGTGGTGGGGCTTGCTGTCCCTCCACAGCAGCTTGTCCAGGTAGGAGGGCGATCCCACCTTGTAATCACACGACTTCCCGCAGTCGGCATCAAACACCCGGTCCATGGAGGAGTGGGAGAGCTCCAGGAAGCGCTCCGAGCTGCTCTGCGAGTATTTCCTTGGGTCCACCTGCGCCTCCTCCGCCGCGGGCTCCGAGCCCGCCCGCGGGTCCCGCTGCACCTCGTCCATGTCGTGGTGCTTGTCGTGCCTCCAGTCCAGGTCGGAGGAGAGGCTGATGTGGTACCTGCCAAAGACACGCTGCGGTCACACACGGGCAGCAGCACGGCCCCTTGGCCTTCTGCTAGCTGGGCTAACCTCTTACTGGCAGCACAGAGAGCCTTCTTCTGCCCTAAAATGCCAGGGGGCCAATCATTTTTATTTATCAACAGCCTGAGATGCAGGAATGAGAGCCCAACAACCAAACTGAGCGACCCCTTCGTTTAGGTGTCGATCACCTCCCCTCCGTTCGGGACTAAAACTTGATTAACAGCAATAATTACCAATCTGCCCCTCCACTCAGGACTAAAACATGATTAACAGCAATAACTACCAATCTGTCCCTCAGCCAACAGGCAGGGACCTCAGCTGTGCCCTTCCTGTTTGGTGACAGAACAGTAAAAGACATCAACTCAAAACTGACACAACCAGAGGTCATggtctcaagctgcaccaagggaaatgtCGGTTGGATATAAGGAGAAAGCTTTTCACAGAGAGGAttataaagttctggaatgaactgcccagggaggtggtggagtcaccatccctgggtgtgtttaacaaagcctggatgtggcactgagtgccagggtttggttgaggtgttggggctgggttggacttgatggtcttgaaggtctcttccaacctggtcattctgtgaattctgtgaacaACCCCACTGAGGctgtgttgggaatttagctgctagaaaatggaaaagtacaaaaccatggctaattccaagtcctgcacctgcacagataacagtgtccttgggcctagctgtggtataataacaaacagtgaaagagacatgagaaaagaaagatgtaatccctaaggaatgaggatgagttaatgctatagtttaaccaatagattgcttggcttacggaatattcataagcttattatttgctgtataagtgtttgatactttcttcaataaactggaccagaaggacctgagggaccgggaccggaccAGACCcgaagggcctgtgatgaaccaactggtgtcctggtccccttccttcgacaagGCTGGGCATCACCAGTTTGTTCTGATGTCAAGggcccagagcatccctggaggGTCACCTTGCTCAGTGACAGCTTCTCCGGCCAGCTGGAGTCCCTGACAGCACCCAGggctctcccagtgccccctgaTTCACtggctgctggctgagctgcctgtgGAATGCGTTATCCGGGTGCtggggccctggcacagcaatcAGCCGCTCCTCAGGTGTGCCACAGCACACGGCCAAAGtcacctgctgtccccacaacagctggctcGTGCTGCAGAGCCCACCGGCTGGCATGGGTGTCCCCACCCTCAGCCCCTCGTGTCACAGCAAGGAGAAGGTGACAGGGagcctccagccctgagctgctgctctggggctgtgggtgtAAGAGCTGAAATGAGGGGTGTGGGGCTCCAGGGGCtctacaaaatgcagtttattgtatccaaggtgttccagcagcccagggtggtgggtgacagagctgtgccctcagctgtcagctccagctgcaggcaggcctggagaccctttgggtttggttacaatgcattatagacttttcttttggttgcattgcattatttacttttctttgctgagtaTCTTAacacagtagaaccaatctataccttaactattatctacagcctatcataactactacaattaccatattcatgttactgttctccaatcactataAATTAGTatattacagtttaagctagaagttgtttttcagttttcttgcagtggaaaattctgagaccttttttctacttgccacatttgctgccttgtttgcctgtgctctctttctgctGGGTAAAAACATCTtatttgaggtgggtttatcctttgctctaagcctaaaaaccccttctaactaacacaccctttgcctccttggttatccagactggctcagcaattcttttcttctatatcaaaacttgcttccatctctattccttcaccagactctacatttaaaaatctttctgccgggcagacatatctgtgagactctcttgtcaaactttcatccttcccaacgtGTGGGGATGCACTGAGGGTGGGTTTCCTGCTTCCAGCCCTCCTCCCAGCCTGAgtgagcccccagaccccactTTGATGACCTTGCCCTGCCTGTCTCCCACATCTGCTCGCTCAGGCACAGACAGTGCAGGCAAGGGGAGGGAGGAGTGCCTTTAGATAATTTTTCAGTGCTGGTGGAACCCAGTGGATCCGTAGGGTGAGGAGATTtaactgctctgcagaggggagCAATGCTAGAGCATCCTCAGCCAGTTCATCCCCCACAGCCTGAAGGAGCTGTACAGAAAACTGAACCTAGTTAATTGTTATCCGCTTATTTTGTCCTGCCTGCCGCATTGCTGGGACTGGGGTAATCACCTAGAACGTGAGAGACCTCAGCTCAAGGCTTGGAGCCGTTCTAAACTTCCAGTGCAGCTTCCAGCAAGCCATTTAAACATCAGCTCAGCTCAGGGTTTTTACAAGGCCCCCATATCTGTGGCCTCTGAGGTGATGCACCTTGAAAAGTGGTGAATATAATGATCCAAATCAGGCCCTGTGGCGAAAAGGTACAAAGAATTACATTATTTTGTACCTGtactgcagggacacagggcacagggaggggcttCAGAGCCACTTAGACCCACATGAAGACAACCTAGGCTGAAAACCAAGAGCAGAAAGGCACTCAGTGACGTACTGGTATGTGCAGGCTCAGCTTCTGGTCCCTGTGGAATCCAGGAGGAGCCTCTGGGCAGCTTCAGCGAGGCACCAGCTTGGGTTGGAATTACAGCATGGCACAAagagggaaaagcaggcatCCTTCAGGGGTCAGAACAGGCATGGTGGAACCCAGCCATGCCAGAGGTGTTGGGGAAGGTGAAACCGGAAAGCCTTATAGATATGATTGcttggcaaaagattttgagaatatggaaactataattgagattgaaatgaaagcaagctttgagatacctcagttactgaacaactggaaaacaatggtgtggctgctgaaggtgatccccttttgatggaacaactccctctgcttgcagacaggcccaagggtcagagcagaccctacagcttgtcagaagggcccaaagaggagtttttagggtttaaaatgtaacacagtgtggtaatgtaatgattcctatcggctgtatgtaaatgccataggatttgtatcttgtactagattgattagtgagaatcagaatgtTCCAcacagaagatgatttattgtattgtaacaggaactTCACTGTCTTACTCTCTTATCCTCTtaccctctctctctctcatcctctttaTCCCTCTCTTTacttctctcaggcctgctctgagctgtggctggcagctcccagcagggccctgcacccaggcccaaGTTCCAAAAggcccctgctcccaggccctTGGCAATAAACTGCAAGTTCCACGACCAGAAGAAGATctattgtattgtaacaggaacctCGCTGTCTTACTCTCTTGTCCTCTcatcctctcatcctctctctttctctcaccCTCTTTACCACTCCATTTACTTCTCTTtactgctctgagctgtgtttggcagctcccagcagggccctgcacccaggcccttgtcaataaaccccaaatcccaaaatgcccctgcacccaggccctttgcaataaactcCAAATTCCATGaccagaagatttattgtattgtaatgggaaccttGCTCTCTCACCCTCTTTACCACTCCACTTCTcttgggcctgctctgagctgtggctggcagatcCCAGGAAaaccctgcacccaggccctgtgcaataaaccccaaatcccagcagggccctgcacacccaaaccctttgcaataaaccccaaatcccagcagggccctgcacccagaccctgtgcaataaaccccaaatcccagcagggccgtgcacccaggccctgtgcaataaaccccaaatcccagcagggccctgcacacccaaaccctttgcaataaaccccaaatcccagaagggccctgcacccaggccctgtgcaatgaaccccaaatcccagcagggccctacacccaggccctgtgcaataaaccccaagttctaaaaggcccctgcacccaggccctttgcaatgaaccccaagttCCAAAAGGCCTcggcagcccagcccagccatggtaccTGTCCCAGTTGGACATCTGGCTCTGGTTGGCCTCCATGAGCAGGATGTCATCGATCTCGTCCTCGATGCGGAACGGGTGCTGCGACACCGGCTCGTCCTCGGGGCAGGAGTAGGGGCTCATGTAGGGGTGCTGCAGGCCCATCTCGGCCGTCAGCCGGTCCATGGGGTTAAATGTCAGAATTTTCTCCAGAAAATCAATGGCTGTGAGGCAGAGACACACAAGCTCACCATTCCTCAAAAGCAGAAATAGCTCCCTTGTCAGGACAAGCCTCACGGAGCCCACCCAGCAAATCCCCCTGGAGCAAGGAATGAGTTAAAGGCCACCCCAGGTCAACCCAAACCAGGCACTTCTGTCCTTGCTGGGGTCCCCTGCCCCTCATGGAGCTGTGAGCTtgcaggggagcagccctgcagcccccaggtgTCACCTCCTGTCACCTCCTGCAGCATGGCTAGGGGATGACTGTGAGAGCACCCTCAGAGCTGTGCAGGACAGCACAGgggtcacacacacagagctacagCGCCAGatctcagcacagagctgggatcgcatcccagcccagcacagagctgagatcccagcacagagctgagatCCCAGCACAGAACTGGCAtcccaaaccagcacagagctgagatcccagcacagagctgagatcccaaaccagcacagagctgagatTCCACACCATAAAGGCCTTTGGAAGGTGCtgggatctgactccatgccCTCAGATCCATTTGACAAGCACACTGTGTTTCAGACAGCTGATTTCACCTCTTAGGCCCCACTGAAGTGGATTAGATTTACTGCAACTTTTAAAAGCCTTTGGTGTGACCGGTGCCATGAAATTATTTTACCCATTAATGTTTGAAGAATTCTGAGTGGCTAAAATAATTTTAGGAAGACTGTGCTGCATGAACTCTTTCTGTGATGAATTTTAAGTGCAATTAAACGTGCACGTAGAGGGCTGGCTATGATTGATTTGGTGATTCCACTTACTGAGGTTATGTGAAAAGGTAAAATCCTGCCACTGAAGTTGTTGCTTATCCAGTTGATCCTTTCATGGGAAAGACACTTTGAGTTCAGGCAACAAAAATAGGAATAATGCCTTTCTTCAGATACAGCTTCCTACTGAAACTTCCAGGAACATCCCACTGAAGGTGCAATTGTGTGAATGGGACGGTTTCTGTAGGGGCAGAATGCCTCAGCAGGAAGGACAGCCACACGTGCTGCCCCAGAGCTCCAACATTAACCAATTTCTGACTGTCTCCCGTGAGATTACCTCATGGCTCGGACTAATTAAGCAGGAAGAAGTCAATTGCTCCGTAAGGTCACAAAAACCCATTATGGCTTGTATATTGTGATGCACCACGGGTCAGAGAGGCAGGGAAATGACAGTGAGTAATGTGAGGGGCAGGGCCGACCTTTCCTCCTGCAGCCACGGCTGGGAATAAATCTGCTGCTTGCTGGAGgctgacacagccctgggcccatgGATATTGTGTCACCAAGGCCAGGCACGGTGCCTCTCACATGGAGAGTCACTCCAGAATGTGAGCTGGGCCTGCTCCTGAGCTCTTCCCAAAAGCAGGCCTGGTTTAACCCTGGTTTAACCCTCAGAAGGAGCGCAGGGGAGCACTGGTGAGTTCCTGTCTGTGACACCCATCTCAGGAGTGGGGTGTTTGTGAGGAAAGCCTGTCCTGCAGTGttgcacagctgtgcccaggccagAGGCACGGGGCTGGGAAAGAGCCTCTGGGCTGAGCCAGGCCTGGCACCTCTCACATGGAGAGTTACTCCAGGATTGTGAGCTGGGCCGGCTCCTGAGCTCTCCCCAAAAGCAGGCCTGGTTTAGCCCTCAGAAGGAGCTCAGGGGAGCACTGGTCAGCTCCTGTAACACCGCAGGAGTGGGGTGTTTGTGAGGAAAAGCTGTCCTGCAGCGCTGCACGGCTGTGCtcaggccagcagcagcctgagagCCTCTGGGCTGAGCCAGGCCTGGCACCTCTCACATGGAGAGTCACTCCAGAATGTGAGCTGGGCCTGCTCCTGAGCTCTTCCCAAACACAGGCCTGGTTTAGCCCTCTGAAGGAGCTCAGGGGAGCACTGGTCAGTTCCTGTCTGTGACACCCATCTCAGGAGTGGGGTGTTTGTGAGGAAACCCTGTCCTGCAGTTGCACAGCTGTGTTCATGCCAGAGGCACAGTGAGGGAACAGATGGGACTGGAAAAGAGCCTCTGAGCTGAGCCTCTCACATGAAGAATCACTCCAGAAGGTGAGCTGGGCCTGCTCCTGAGCTCTCCCCAAAAGCAGGCCTGGTTCAGCCCTCAGAAGGAGCTCAGGGGAGCACTGATTCATATTCCTGTCTGTAACACCTATCTCAGGAGTGGGGTGTTTGTGAGGAAGAGCCTGTCCCTcgctgtgctgcacagctgcagACTGGAAAAGAGCCTCTGGGCCGAGCCCTCGCTCACAGCTCAGGGAACACATGGGATGCACTCCAAAGGGCCCTGGAAGTGTGTTTCACCCTTAGGAGACACCTGTGAGCGAGCCACAGCATCACAGCCCGGGGACAGGCCACCTGTGTGGGGACAGCACTGGGGACATCTGAGCTACAGCTGGGACCCCCAGGGATGTGCAtccccttccccagagctcaggccctgggccttGCAGGACAGCAACCCTGGCACCCCAGAAGCAGTTCCAGGGACACAGCTGGTGTAGTGTGTGGCTTTATTTGGCATGTTTACTGTTTAATTTCTGGTTTCCTAATCCCTCTGTATTTTTCTCCCCCTGTTTTTGGTGTGGCACAGACTTGCTTTTTGGTTATTCAGTTTAGTTAAGTGTGGTTTCTCTGTTTGTCACCTAGTTACTCCCTGCCAAGTTTCAAACCCCCTCCCATATCCAGGTGTTAACCTCTGCTGTCCCAAGCCATTCCCCTCCCTTAAAATCCTCCATTGGCTTGCACGTTGTATTCCCTCCCTTGTGTTCCACCCCCAGCCCTCCTGATTACCTAGAGACTGTAAGAATTCCCCCAGTTTATAAGCTGTTGTTTTCCCTCAGTTCAGGGCCTGGGATCCTGGGATCGGGGAGTTTTACCATCAAATACAATTACCCCAGTTCCACCCCAGGCCTGTGCTGCAACCTTTGTTTCTGTGCCGGTTTCTGTGAACCTCCACTGGTAGCTGGGattctgcagagctcagaaGGGGGGTCTGTTGTGTCCCTGTATCACCTAGCCAGGACtaacacacaccacaagagtTTTGGAGCACACAGCAGCCGGGGAAGCCGCGGGGCCACCACGGTACCTTCACTGTCCACCTCGGGCAGCAGCTTGCGCAGCGGCTTCCGCACCTCCCACGTGCTGTTGATGAACATGGGCAtcaccttcagcagctcctccttgtcctcctggTGGATCACGGGGATGGTCTCCAGGATCAGCTGCATCTGCTCCAGCTCGTggccccctgagcagggagaagAAGGAGGGAGCAGTGAGACCAGACACAGGAGTTAAACTGGGGCAGGCGTGGGGTATTGCCAGCCCCAGGGGTCCCCAGGCTCCACCTTTAAAGGAACGCAGGTGTCCAGCCCCAAGAGGAAAGGTGTTTTCTGACCATATTCCAGGCACCAAGTCATGGCTCTGGTGGTGGCAATGCCCACAGCTGCCCTGTGCCATTTCATGTTCTCAGTCCTTTTCCTTCAGGACATTTTTACCCATAAAACCCCAAGCCCCGCTCAGGGTTGGCTGCCCATCACtgggaggagagcagcagcagagccaagcaGAGCACCCTGTTAGTGAGAGCCATTCCCACACTCTAGGCTCTCCAGGATGCCACCAAGAGGTGACATCCATGGGGATTTCCAGCCTCCCATGCAGGCAGAGGAGCCTGGTGGGAATGTGGAGCTGCCGCACTGGATTTCTGCCTGCCAGGAATAGTTAGAAAATGGAAATGGTTAGGAATGGTCAGAAATGCCCTGTCCTCAGAGACACGACCAGcacggagcagcctggggcagccaAAACAATGGGGATTGTCGGGCTACCAAGACACTCCTGGCCCAGACATGGATTTCAGGCTGCTTCAATGGCCCATCCATGACAAGGAGAATCAGCCCCACGGATGGGCAGCACTGCTGATcagccagcagggagggaggggaggccTCTCTCATGACATGGGGACTGCTTGCCCTGAGGCAGCCCTGTTCCTGTGGAGCTCCCTGGCGTTTGCAGGGCCCCCTCtccacagcccagagctcctgcagatcAGCACGAGTTTTCCAGACTCACACCCGTGGAGCTTGCTGGAAGCCAGGGCACTAGGAGTGTTTCTCTGCCTGCCCCAAGTGGTCCTGAGGCAGGGAAGCACTGCTTTTGGAGAAGGCTTCCAAGGTTTGGGATGGATTGGTGTCCACAAGTGTGTGAAATGGACAATAGAGAATGGTGTAGCTTGTCACAGGGTGAGAAATTTAGAGTTTTGGGGTGTTAGTATAGAGGTAGataggaggcaagatggaggatcTTGGCTGTTGTCTgagctccttctccttctccttctccttctccttctccttctccttctccttctccttctccttctccttctccttctccttctccttctccttctccttctccttctccttctccttctccttctccttctccttctcctcctcctcctcctcctcctcctcctcattctTCTGCAGCATTGGTGGCACAGGGTGATTGGGTGGGGAAGCCTCAGTGCAGAGGTTACATGGACAGACAAAGGATTAGTAATGGTAGAAAGGTGGAAATAAAGCACATTTTAAGAGTTAATTGGATAAAACAGCTTTAGAAGACCTTGAAACTGCACATCTTGGGGCCATTTTTGCTGCACTTTCTTGCGCGCTAAGTCTGGTGCAGACAGCATGTCAGACTTCTGATAAGATAACAATTAACAGCAACGTGGAGACCAAAAAAAGTCTCTCAATCCTGGCACAGGACTGTTGAAAGGAGGTTTTCCCCCATCAGGGAGCCCAACAAGAGCAGCACACAGGGCGCtgaccccagcacagccccttgGGGACAGCCAGTGATGGTGGCAGGCTCTCTCCCATCCAGCCCAGAGTGGTGGCCACGGCCGCTGCCAGGCCACATGgcgcagctcagcagcacagcagcgaCCTCAGCAGCCCCAAGGGATGCTGACAGAGCCCAGCTGGCCGCCACCACCACACACAGCCGCTCAATCAGCGAGGCAGAGCAGGCGGAAAAGCAAAGGAGACAAAGGGAGGGACGCCATTCCcctgtcagtcctggcagagtAATCCACTTTCCTTACACAAGGACTAATTTTAGGTCACTCAGAGATTCGCAGCGTGACGCCAGGGGAAACTGAAGATATCTAGCAGGAAATGAGCACCTTGTTAGCCAGGCTAATTCCCCAGCTGTGATCCAAATTACAGGGTGAGAAAAGTCACAAAGCCTCTGCGGCTTTTCCCTCAGCGCAGC
Coding sequences within it:
- the MAPK4 gene encoding mitogen-activated protein kinase 4 translates to MAEKCDCLASMYGYDLGCRFVNFRPLGFGANGLVLSALDSRSCRKVAVKKLTLGDARSVKHAFREIKIIRRLEHDNIVKVYEVLGPKGARLRGDFFKFNVVYIVQEYMETDLARLLEQGKLAEEHAKLFMYQLLRGLKYIHSANVLHRDLKPANIFISTEDLVLKIGDFGLARIVDQHYSHKGYLSEGLVTKWYRSPRLLLSPNNYTKAIDMWAAGCILAEMLTGRMLFAGGHELEQMQLILETIPVIHQEDKEELLKVMPMFINSTWEVRKPLRKLLPEVDSEAIDFLEKILTFNPMDRLTAEMGLQHPYMSPYSCPEDEPVSQHPFRIEDEIDDILLMEANQSQMSNWDRYHISLSSDLDWRHDKHHDMDEVQRDPRAGSEPAAEEAQVDPRKYSQSSSERFLELSHSSMDRVFDADCGKSCDYKVGSPSYLDKLLWRDSKPHHYSEPKLILDLSHWKRATIAPAAELSLEEEPSNLFLEIAQWVKSTQVGLECPGSLPEMQERSLPSSPHRLHKEPAAVSGDADADFDLDVFISRALKLCTKPEDLPDNKLNEINGACISEHPGDMVQAEVFQKERW